From Pseudomonas sp. G.S.17, the proteins below share one genomic window:
- a CDS encoding GntP family permease, which translates to MSVIIALAALALLMLAAYRGYSVILFAPIAAMAAVLLTDPSAVAPAFTGVFMDKMVGFVKLYFPVFLLGAVFGKLIELSGFSRAIVAAAIGVLGTRQAMLVIVLVCALLTYGGVSLFVVVFAVYPFAAEMFRQSDIPKRLIPATIALGAFSFTMDALPGTPQIQNIIPTTFFNTTAWAAPWLGLIGTIFVFCAGMLYLQRQRNKAQKAGEGYGTELRNEPETAEDIKLPHPLIALSPLLLVGLANLLFTWWIPQLYGKTHTLALPGMATPIQTDIAKLTAIWAVEAALLMGILMVLVCGFAAIRSRLAEGSKSAVSGALLAAMNTASEYGFGAVIASLPGFLVLADWLKSIPNPLVNEAITVTLLAGITGSASGGMSIALAAMSESFISAAHAANIPLEVLHRVASMASGGMDTLPHNGAVITLLAVTGLTHREAYRDIFSITIIKTLAVFVVIGTFYATGIV; encoded by the coding sequence ATGAGTGTGATCATTGCCTTGGCAGCCCTCGCGCTGTTGATGCTCGCTGCGTACCGTGGTTATAGCGTTATCCTCTTCGCCCCCATCGCCGCCATGGCTGCGGTATTACTCACTGACCCTTCTGCCGTAGCCCCAGCGTTTACCGGGGTGTTCATGGACAAGATGGTCGGCTTCGTCAAGTTGTACTTCCCTGTGTTCCTGTTAGGCGCCGTGTTCGGCAAGCTCATCGAGCTGTCCGGTTTTTCCCGGGCCATCGTTGCCGCTGCCATCGGCGTTCTCGGTACTCGGCAAGCGATGCTGGTGATCGTGCTGGTCTGCGCATTGCTCACCTACGGCGGCGTTTCGCTGTTCGTGGTGGTGTTCGCGGTCTACCCGTTTGCCGCCGAGATGTTTCGCCAAAGCGATATTCCTAAACGCCTGATACCGGCGACCATCGCGCTCGGGGCGTTTTCCTTCACCATGGACGCCCTGCCCGGCACGCCGCAGATCCAGAACATCATCCCCACGACCTTTTTCAACACCACCGCCTGGGCGGCACCGTGGCTGGGTTTGATCGGCACGATTTTCGTGTTTTGCGCCGGCATGCTTTATCTGCAGCGTCAGCGCAACAAGGCGCAAAAGGCCGGTGAAGGTTACGGCACTGAACTGCGCAACGAGCCGGAAACCGCCGAAGACATCAAGCTGCCGCATCCGCTGATTGCCCTGTCGCCACTGCTTCTGGTGGGTCTGGCGAACCTGTTGTTCACCTGGTGGATTCCCCAGCTGTATGGCAAAACCCACACCTTGGCGCTGCCGGGTATGGCTACGCCGATCCAGACCGATATCGCCAAACTGACCGCGATCTGGGCCGTGGAAGCCGCGCTGCTGATGGGCATCCTGATGGTGCTGGTGTGTGGCTTCGCCGCGATACGCAGCCGTCTGGCCGAAGGCAGCAAAAGCGCAGTCAGTGGCGCGTTGCTTGCTGCCATGAACACCGCATCGGAATACGGCTTCGGCGCGGTCATCGCCTCGTTGCCAGGCTTTCTGGTGCTGGCGGACTGGCTGAAAAGCATTCCCAACCCGCTGGTTAACGAAGCAATCACCGTCACCTTGCTCGCAGGCATAACCGGGTCGGCTTCGGGTGGCATGAGCATCGCGCTGGCGGCCATGTCCGAGAGTTTCATCAGCGCCGCCCACGCCGCCAATATTCCGCTGGAAGTGCTGCACCGCGTGGCGTCGATGGCCAGTGGCGGCATGGACACCCTGCCGCACAACGGCGCGGTGATCACCTTGCTGGCGGTTACCGGCCTCACGCACCGCGAAGCGTATCGGGATATTTTCAGCATCACCATTATCAAGACCCTGGCCGTGTTCGTCGTCATCGGCACGTTCTACGCCACGGGCATCGTTTGA
- a CDS encoding sigma 54-interacting transcriptional regulator — protein MKDSDSLHDYRRVRQLAIRSLFEIIEQSSEGTVIVDKDARIVWINERYARRFGLEDPSAALGQPCEKVIPGSLLRQVATNGRPILLDMMDTAKDPLVVMRLPIHDVSGDLIGAIGFALFDELHALTPLLKRYLSMQEELASTRSLLRARQAKYSFAHFIGTSAASLEVKRRARRSAGADSPVLLLGETGTGKELLAHAIHSASPRAHKAFVSINSAAIPETLLEAEFFGTAPGAFTGADRKGRPGKLQIAQGGTLFLDEIGDMPLALQSKLLRVLQEKEYEPVGSNDVIQSDIRLIAATSIDLEAAIKRGEFRADLYYRLSVLPIRVPPLRERLDDLPSLSEAILEELHSQHELDSGALTLLAQHAWPGNIRELRNVLERAALLSDELVLNARDIRAAIGQLIPLRPCFSAVEPSVFETFSQARQRFDRQLIEQALMNCSGSVVEAASQLGLGRSTLYKKMAALGIAESQ, from the coding sequence ATGAAAGACAGCGACAGCCTCCACGATTATCGGCGGGTACGACAACTGGCGATCCGTTCGCTGTTTGAAATCATCGAGCAATCCAGCGAAGGCACTGTGATCGTCGACAAGGACGCGCGCATTGTCTGGATCAACGAACGCTACGCGCGGCGTTTCGGCCTGGAAGACCCAAGCGCGGCGCTGGGCCAGCCCTGTGAAAAGGTGATCCCCGGCAGTCTGTTGCGACAGGTCGCGACCAACGGCCGCCCAATCCTGCTGGACATGATGGACACCGCCAAAGACCCCCTGGTGGTCATGCGCCTGCCCATCCATGACGTATCGGGCGACCTGATCGGCGCCATCGGTTTCGCCTTGTTCGATGAGTTGCACGCCCTGACGCCGCTGCTCAAGCGCTACCTGAGCATGCAGGAAGAACTGGCCTCCACTCGCTCACTGCTGCGGGCGCGTCAGGCCAAATACAGTTTCGCCCATTTCATCGGCACCAGTGCGGCCAGCCTGGAGGTCAAGCGTCGCGCCCGACGTAGCGCCGGGGCCGACTCGCCAGTGTTGCTGCTCGGCGAGACCGGCACTGGCAAAGAGTTGCTTGCCCATGCGATTCACAGCGCGTCGCCTCGGGCGCATAAAGCTTTTGTCAGCATCAACAGCGCGGCTATCCCGGAAACCTTGCTGGAGGCCGAGTTCTTCGGCACCGCGCCGGGGGCCTTCACCGGCGCGGATCGCAAAGGCCGACCGGGCAAGCTGCAGATTGCCCAAGGCGGCACGTTGTTTCTCGATGAAATCGGCGACATGCCGCTCGCCCTGCAAAGCAAGCTGCTCAGGGTATTGCAGGAAAAGGAATACGAGCCGGTGGGATCCAATGACGTCATTCAGAGCGATATTCGCCTGATTGCCGCCACTTCGATTGACCTCGAAGCAGCCATCAAGCGTGGCGAGTTTCGCGCCGATCTGTATTACCGCTTGAGCGTCCTGCCAATTCGGGTTCCGCCCCTGCGGGAACGGCTGGACGATTTGCCATCCCTCAGCGAGGCGATTCTTGAGGAGTTGCACAGCCAGCACGAACTGGACAGCGGCGCGCTGACCTTGCTCGCGCAGCACGCATGGCCAGGAAATATCCGGGAACTGCGCAATGTGCTGGAACGCGCCGCGCTCCTTAGCGATGAGCTGGTGCTCAATGCCCGGGATATTCGCGCGGCAATTGGTCAGCTGATTCCCTTGCGCCCTTGCTTCAGCGCGGTAGAGCCGTCGGTTTTCGAGACGTTCAGCCAGGCGCGGCAGCGGTTTGATCGACAATTGATCGAACAAGCCTTGATGAACTGTTCGGGCAGCGTGGTTGAAGCTGCCAGCCAGTTGGGTCTGGGCCGGTCCACGCTATACAAGAAGATGGCCGCGTTAGGGATTGCCGAGTCTCAATAA
- a CDS encoding ABC transporter ATP-binding protein — translation MTDNLIEIRDLSVAFNGQTVVKNLCLDVRAGECLALVGESGSGKSVTAHSILQLLPTSGTVSTGSILYRGQQLLGADSKTLRQLRGNQIAMIFQEPMTSLNPLHTVSKQIGETLLLHKGLSGRAAQKRILELLELVGIQHPQKRLKAYPHELSGGQRQRVMIAMALACEPELLIADEPTTALDVTVQRKILLLLKELQQRLNMSLLLISHDLNLVHSVAQRVCVMRAGEIVEQSNCQTLFKAPQHPYSKLLLDAEPAGEPLPRDSREKVLQVDNLRVWFSLGGGILRRHKEYLKAVDDISLSIERGKTLGIVGESGSGKSTLGQAILRLLESRGSIRFQGQALEGLTQKQMRPWRKQMQVVFQDPYGSLSPRMSVAQIISEGLEVHSELDPLQCEVEVIRVLEEVGIDPQSRHRYPHEFSGGQRQRIAIARALVLKPALILLDEPTSALDRTVQKQVVALLRQLQEKHGLTYLFISHDLAVVRALAHDLIVVKDGKVVERGASHDVFDAPQHPYTRELLAAAHPGFN, via the coding sequence ATGACGGACAACCTGATCGAAATCCGCGACCTCAGCGTCGCGTTCAACGGCCAGACCGTGGTCAAGAACCTGTGTCTGGATGTCCGCGCCGGTGAATGCCTGGCGTTGGTGGGCGAGTCGGGATCGGGCAAGTCGGTAACGGCGCACTCCATCCTGCAATTGCTGCCCACCAGCGGCACGGTCAGCACCGGCAGTATTCTTTATCGCGGCCAGCAACTGCTCGGCGCTGACAGTAAAACCCTGCGCCAATTGCGTGGTAATCAGATCGCGATGATCTTTCAGGAGCCGATGACCTCGCTGAACCCGCTGCATACGGTGTCCAAGCAGATCGGCGAGACCTTGTTGCTGCACAAAGGCTTGAGTGGTCGCGCAGCGCAAAAACGTATCCTCGAATTGCTTGAACTGGTGGGCATCCAGCATCCGCAAAAGCGCCTCAAGGCTTATCCTCACGAACTCTCCGGCGGGCAGCGGCAACGGGTGATGATCGCCATGGCGTTGGCCTGCGAACCGGAGCTGTTGATCGCCGACGAACCGACCACCGCGCTGGATGTAACGGTGCAGCGCAAAATCCTGCTGTTGCTCAAGGAACTGCAGCAGCGCCTGAACATGTCGCTGCTATTGATCAGCCATGACCTGAACCTCGTGCATAGCGTGGCTCAGCGGGTTTGCGTGATGCGCGCCGGGGAAATCGTCGAGCAGTCCAATTGCCAAACGCTGTTCAAGGCGCCGCAACATCCTTACAGCAAGCTGTTGCTCGATGCCGAACCCGCTGGCGAACCGCTGCCACGCGATAGCCGTGAAAAAGTCCTGCAAGTCGACAATCTGCGCGTGTGGTTTTCCCTGGGCGGCGGCATCCTGCGTCGCCACAAGGAATACCTCAAGGCGGTGGATGACATCAGCCTGAGCATCGAACGCGGTAAAACCCTCGGAATCGTTGGTGAATCCGGCTCGGGAAAATCGACACTTGGTCAGGCAATCCTGCGCTTGCTGGAATCGCGTGGCAGTATTCGTTTTCAAGGTCAGGCACTGGAGGGCCTCACTCAGAAGCAGATGCGCCCTTGGCGCAAACAGATGCAGGTAGTGTTTCAGGACCCTTACGGCAGTCTCAGCCCGCGCATGTCGGTGGCACAGATCATCAGCGAAGGTCTTGAAGTCCATAGCGAGCTTGACCCGCTGCAGTGTGAAGTCGAGGTGATTCGGGTACTGGAAGAGGTGGGGATCGATCCGCAAAGCCGTCATCGCTACCCTCACGAGTTTTCCGGAGGGCAGCGGCAGCGTATCGCCATCGCCCGCGCCCTGGTGCTCAAGCCCGCTTTGATTCTGCTGGACGAGCCAACTTCGGCGCTGGACCGAACGGTACAAAAACAAGTTGTGGCGTTGTTGCGCCAATTACAGGAAAAACACGGACTGACTTACCTGTTTATCAGTCATGACCTTGCAGTGGTCAGGGCACTCGCCCATGACCTGATTGTGGTCAAGGACGGCAAAGTGGTCGAACGTGGCGCTAGCCATGATGTGTTCGATGCGCCTCAGCACCCCTACACCAGGGAATTGCTGGCAGCGGCGCATCCGGGTTTCAATTAA
- a CDS encoding ABC transporter permease encodes MNRLSPLAQRRLDRFRNNRRGWWSLWLFCGLFLLSLGGEIIANDKPLLLSYQHSLYFPAFKRYTEQEFGGQLPFQPDYRSDYVRELIKKGDGWMVFPPIPFSDDTPNYDLNRPAPSPPSETNWLGTDDQARDVLARVIFGARVSILFALALTIISALIGIAAGALQGFYGGWVDLIGQRLLEVWSGLPVLYLLIILSGFVEPNFWWLLGIMALFSWLALVDVVRAEFLRGRNLEYVKAARALGLDDRKVILRHILPNAMNATLSYLPFILTGAISTLTALDFLGFGMPAGSASLGELIAQGKQNLQAPWLGLTAFFTLALILSLLVFIGEALRDAFDPRS; translated from the coding sequence ATGAACAGACTTTCTCCGCTGGCCCAGCGTCGTCTGGACCGTTTTCGCAATAATCGTCGCGGCTGGTGGTCGCTGTGGCTGTTTTGCGGGTTGTTCCTGCTGAGTCTGGGAGGCGAAATCATCGCCAACGACAAACCGTTGCTGCTCAGCTATCAGCACAGCCTGTATTTTCCGGCCTTCAAGCGCTACACCGAACAGGAATTCGGCGGCCAACTGCCTTTCCAGCCTGATTACCGCAGCGATTACGTGCGTGAGCTGATCAAAAAAGGCGATGGCTGGATGGTCTTTCCGCCGATTCCATTCAGCGATGACACACCCAATTATGATTTGAACCGCCCTGCCCCGAGCCCGCCCAGCGAAACCAACTGGCTGGGCACGGACGATCAGGCTCGGGATGTACTGGCGCGGGTGATCTTCGGGGCGCGGGTGTCGATTCTGTTTGCCTTGGCACTGACGATAATCAGCGCGCTGATCGGCATCGCCGCCGGTGCCTTGCAAGGTTTTTACGGCGGTTGGGTGGATCTGATCGGGCAGCGCTTACTGGAGGTCTGGTCCGGCTTGCCGGTGCTGTATCTGTTGATCATTCTCTCGGGTTTTGTCGAACCCAATTTCTGGTGGCTGCTGGGCATCATGGCGTTGTTTTCGTGGCTGGCCCTGGTGGATGTGGTGCGCGCCGAGTTCCTGCGCGGGCGCAACCTGGAATATGTCAAAGCCGCACGGGCGCTGGGCCTGGACGACCGCAAGGTGATTCTGCGGCACATTCTGCCCAATGCCATGAATGCGACGCTGAGCTACTTGCCGTTCATTCTGACCGGGGCGATTTCGACCTTGACCGCTCTGGACTTTCTCGGCTTCGGCATGCCCGCCGGCAGCGCTTCCCTGGGCGAGCTGATCGCCCAGGGCAAACAGAACCTGCAAGCGCCATGGTTGGGCCTGACCGCCTTCTTTACCCTGGCGCTGATCCTCTCGCTGTTGGTTTTCATTGGCGAGGCGCTGCGTGATGCCTTCGACCCGAGGTCTTGA
- a CDS encoding microcin C ABC transporter permease YejB encodes MLGYLLRRLLLIIPTLLCILLVNFFIVQAAPGGPVEQAIARLQGIGGANASVGSAPAESINANQSQSRASRGLDPKLIKEIERQYGFDKPLHERMWLMLKSYAQLDFGNSFFRGAKVTDLILQKMPVSISLGLWATLLTYLISIPLGIRKAVKHGSQFDIWSSTAIIIGYAMPAFLFAMLLVVVFAGGTSLNWFPVRGLVSENFAEMSTVGKIADYFWHLVLPVSSLVIGGFATLTILTKNSFLNEITRQYVVTARAKGLSERRVLYGHVFRNAMLLVVAGIPQAFISVFFAGSLLIEVIFSLDGLGRMSYEAAVSRDYPVVFGSLFIFTLFGLLIKLVGDICYTVVDPRIDFSARNV; translated from the coding sequence ATGCTCGGCTATTTATTGCGACGCCTGCTGCTGATCATTCCAACCTTGCTGTGCATTCTGCTGGTCAATTTTTTCATTGTTCAGGCCGCCCCGGGTGGACCGGTTGAACAAGCCATCGCCCGCCTGCAAGGCATTGGCGGCGCAAACGCCAGTGTCGGCAGTGCACCTGCCGAGTCGATCAACGCCAATCAATCCCAATCCCGTGCCTCGCGGGGCCTTGACCCAAAGCTGATCAAGGAAATCGAACGCCAGTACGGTTTCGACAAGCCATTGCATGAACGCATGTGGCTGATGCTCAAGAGCTATGCCCAGCTGGATTTCGGCAACAGTTTTTTCCGTGGCGCTAAAGTGACTGACCTGATTCTGCAAAAGATGCCGGTTTCGATTTCCCTGGGGTTATGGGCAACGCTGCTGACGTATCTAATTTCCATCCCACTGGGCATTCGCAAGGCCGTCAAACACGGCAGCCAGTTCGACATCTGGAGCAGCACGGCAATCATCATTGGCTACGCCATGCCGGCGTTTCTGTTCGCGATGCTGTTGGTGGTGGTCTTCGCTGGCGGAACGTCGCTTAACTGGTTTCCGGTGCGCGGGCTGGTGTCGGAAAACTTTGCTGAAATGAGCACCGTGGGCAAGATCGCCGACTATTTCTGGCATTTGGTTCTGCCCGTGTCATCGCTGGTAATCGGTGGATTCGCCACCCTGACGATTCTGACCAAAAACTCATTTCTCAACGAGATCACCCGCCAATACGTAGTGACCGCCCGCGCCAAGGGGCTCAGCGAACGCCGAGTGTTATATGGCCACGTGTTTCGCAATGCAATGTTATTGGTGGTTGCCGGTATTCCTCAGGCTTTCATCAGTGTGTTTTTCGCCGGTTCGCTGCTGATCGAGGTGATTTTCTCCCTCGATGGCCTCGGGCGCATGAGTTACGAAGCCGCCGTGTCACGGGATTATCCCGTGGTCTTCGGCTCGCTGTTCATCTTCACGTTGTTTGGCCTGCTGATAAAACTGGTCGGAGACATCTGTTACACCGTGGTCGATCCGCGAATCGACTTCAGCGCGAGGAATGTCTGA
- a CDS encoding extracellular solute-binding protein yields MRFVFSSLIVVTLTLLSGLQISSAASLHALTVYGEAPRYPADFKHFDYVNPDAPKGGSMRRSAQEIGQFDHLMPYLDKGTGVSQLNGMVYSPLAVKSLDEPNTVYGLVAQKMERGDDGLSLRFILNPKARFADGTPITAEDVRYTYDLLMTQGSLSYRTEFEDVKAVEVESPTQIRFDFKSAENRSLPLDLASLPVFPEHWWKNRDFAGGGGFEIPLGSGPYKVAKVDPGRSITFARDPDWWGNDLPVNKGFYNFDSFSVEYFGDTDVARQVLKGGAYDYNREYSATAYSILYDSPALDEGRLQKAHLAKGAVQSSQGFVFNLDRPMFQDRRVRQALAMLWDFEWTNRQMMRNMYIRQNSYFSNSPLAATQLPSESELKILEPLRGKIPPEVFSEVFRTPKTDGTGFIRDKQLQALALLEEAGWMPKGDQLVNAKGEPLSFTFLNGQAGFEKILLPYKRNLAQIGVTFEIRRIDAAQYLNRVMARDYDMIVTGYSVSSSPGMELYNNFGSKGARDPGSSNYMVLQDPAIDSLIEGVVKADNKATMVNYAHCLDRVLQWGYYWIPNYYPPGASTLWWNRFGIPKVQASNAEAIDTWWEISPTPLTNEQFAAKRGVSAIASEMK; encoded by the coding sequence ATGCGTTTTGTTTTTTCATCGCTGATCGTTGTAACGCTGACCTTGCTGTCCGGCCTTCAAATTTCGTCCGCCGCTTCCCTGCACGCGCTGACCGTCTACGGTGAAGCGCCCCGCTATCCTGCTGATTTCAAACACTTCGACTATGTGAATCCAGACGCGCCAAAAGGGGGCAGCATGCGCCGCTCGGCGCAGGAAATCGGTCAGTTCGATCACCTGATGCCCTATCTCGACAAAGGCACCGGCGTTTCGCAACTCAACGGCATGGTGTACTCACCCCTGGCCGTGAAGTCCCTCGACGAACCCAACACCGTGTACGGCCTGGTAGCGCAAAAAATGGAGCGCGGCGACGACGGCCTGTCCTTGAGGTTCATCCTGAACCCCAAGGCCCGCTTCGCCGATGGCACGCCAATCACCGCCGAAGATGTGCGCTATACCTACGATTTGCTGATGACCCAGGGCAGCCTGTCATACCGCACGGAATTTGAGGACGTAAAGGCCGTTGAGGTGGAATCGCCGACCCAGATCCGCTTCGATTTCAAAAGTGCCGAGAACCGCAGCCTGCCTCTGGACCTGGCGTCGCTGCCGGTTTTCCCTGAGCACTGGTGGAAAAACCGCGACTTCGCGGGCGGCGGCGGCTTTGAAATCCCCCTCGGCAGCGGGCCTTACAAAGTCGCCAAGGTTGATCCGGGCCGCAGCATCACCTTTGCCCGAGACCCGGACTGGTGGGGCAACGATCTGCCGGTCAACAAGGGCTTCTACAACTTTGATTCGTTCAGCGTGGAGTATTTCGGCGACACCGACGTAGCGCGGCAGGTGCTCAAAGGCGGCGCCTACGATTACAACCGCGAATACTCCGCTACTGCTTACTCGATTCTGTACGACAGCCCGGCGCTGGATGAGGGGCGCCTGCAGAAAGCGCACCTGGCCAAAGGTGCGGTGCAGAGTTCCCAGGGCTTCGTGTTCAATCTGGATCGCCCCATGTTTCAGGACCGTCGCGTGCGTCAGGCGCTGGCCATGCTCTGGGACTTCGAATGGACCAACCGGCAGATGATGCGCAACATGTACATCCGCCAGAACAGCTACTTTTCCAACTCGCCCCTGGCCGCGACGCAATTGCCCAGCGAATCCGAGCTGAAGATTCTTGAACCGCTGCGCGGCAAGATTCCTCCAGAGGTGTTCAGTGAGGTGTTCCGCACCCCGAAAACCGATGGCACGGGTTTTATCCGTGACAAACAGCTGCAGGCCCTGGCGCTACTGGAGGAAGCTGGCTGGATGCCCAAGGGCGACCAATTGGTCAATGCCAAGGGCGAGCCGCTCAGCTTCACCTTCCTCAACGGTCAGGCCGGTTTCGAAAAAATCCTGTTGCCCTACAAGCGTAACCTGGCGCAGATCGGCGTCACTTTCGAGATTCGCCGCATCGATGCCGCCCAATACCTGAACCGGGTCATGGCCCGGGATTACGACATGATTGTCACCGGCTATTCCGTGTCCTCGTCTCCCGGCATGGAGCTGTACAACAACTTCGGCTCCAAGGGCGCCCGCGATCCCGGCTCCAGCAACTATATGGTCTTGCAGGACCCGGCCATCGACAGCTTGATCGAAGGCGTGGTCAAGGCTGACAACAAAGCGACGATGGTCAATTACGCACATTGCCTGGATCGCGTCCTGCAATGGGGTTATTACTGGATTCCCAATTATTATCCGCCGGGCGCATCGACCCTTTGGTGGAACCGCTTTGGCATTCCGAAAGTTCAGGCCAGCAACGCTGAAGCCATCGACACCTGGTGGGAAATCAGCCCGACCCCGCTGACCAACGAGCAATTCGCGGCAAAACGCGGTGTTTCAGCCATTGCCTCGGAGATGAAGTGA
- a CDS encoding peptidylprolyl isomerase, with protein MAKATARHILVSDEAKCNALKAEIESGADFAEVAKANSSCPSSRQGGDLGSFGPGQMVKEFDTVVFSAPVNVVQGPVKTQFGYHLLEVTSRQD; from the coding sequence ATGGCCAAAGCCACTGCCCGCCACATCCTTGTTTCCGATGAAGCAAAATGCAACGCACTCAAGGCGGAAATCGAAAGCGGCGCTGATTTTGCCGAAGTAGCAAAAGCCAACTCGAGCTGCCCTTCGAGCCGTCAAGGCGGCGATCTGGGTTCGTTCGGTCCTGGCCAGATGGTCAAGGAATTCGACACCGTCGTTTTCAGTGCTCCAGTGAACGTCGTACAAGGTCCGGTCAAGACCCAGTTCGGCTATCACTTGCTGGAAGTCACCAGCCGCCAGGACTGA